The DNA region GCGTTGACGAAGTCGGCGTTGTCCCAGGCGTTGATCTGGCCCGGGCGCGGGATGTAGGGCGCATCCGGGAACAGGGCCTTGAGCTCCGGCACGATGGGGCCGTTGGGGCCGTTCTCGAAGCTGGTGGTGAGGATGGTCGGCAGGTTGAAGAACTTGGCGATGTCGGCCAGGGCCAGCACGTTGTTCTTGAACTCGTCGGGGGTGAAGTCGCGCACCAGCGACAGCAGGCCGGCCTGGTGGTCGACCAGCAGCACGGCGGCGTTGTCCTTGTCGAGGCGGTTATAGCGGTAAGCCATGGCATTTCTCCTTGCTTCGGTTGGACGCCGGCCGCGTGGGGCCGGCGGAAGGTTGTAGGGGCGACTTCAGTCGCCCGGGGCGGGGCAGCCGTCCTGAATCAGAAGGCGAAGCACGAGCAGCCGAAGGCGCCCCAGAAACCCTGGAAGTCGCTCACCGGCACGCTGGAGAGGCGCGCCCGCTCGTGGCTGTGGGCGTGCACGCCGCACGGGCCGACGCACTGGTGCACCTGCGCCACCAGCGGCGCACTCGGGCGCCAGTGCCCGGGCACCTTGGCCACCGGCGACCAGTCCGGCATCACCGGCACGGTCGGCGGCGCGAGGTCGTCGAACTCGGCGGCGGCGTGCACCACCTTGCCGTCCACCACCGTGAGCACGGATTCGATCCACTTGATGGCTTCCTCGTCGACGCTGAAGTAGTCCGCCGAGAGCGCCACCAGGTCGGCCAGTTGGCCCACCTTGATCTGGCCCTTCTTGCCCTGCTCCGAGGAGAACCAGGCGCTGCCGTGGGTGAACAACTCCAGCGCGGTGGCGCGGCTCAGGCCCTGCGGGTACAACTCCAGGCCGCCGACGGTGCGGCCGCTGACCAGCCAGTAGAGCGAGGTCCAGGGGTTGTAGCTGGAGACGCGGGTGGCGTCGGTACCGGCGCCCACGGGCACGCCCTCGGCGAGCATGCGCTGGATCGGCGGGGTCTTCTCGGCGGCCTTGGAGCCGTAGCGCTCGACGAAGTACTCGCCCTGGAAGGCCATGCGGTCCTGGATGGCGATGCCGCCGCCCAGGGCGCGCACGCGCTCGATGTTCCTGGGCGTGATGGTCTCGGCGTGGTCGAAGAACCAGGGCAGGCCGTTGAAGGGGATGTCGCGGTTGACCTTCTCGAACACGTCGAGCATGCGCGAGATGGATTCGTCATAGGTGGCGTGCAGGCGGAAGGGCCAGCGCTGCTCCACCAGGTGGCGCACCACCGGTTCCAGCTCCTGCTCCATGGTCTGCGGCAGGTCCGGGCGCGGTTCGAGGAAGTCCTCGAAGTCGGCGGCGGAGAACACCAGCATCTCGCCGGCGCCGTTGTGGCGGAGGAAGTCGTTGCCCTGGCCGTACTTCACCGAACCGGTCCAGCGCTTGAAGTCCTCGAGCTCTTCCTTGGGCTTCTGGGTGAACAGGTTGTAGGCGATGCGCACGGTGAGCTGGTCCTCCTTGGCCAGCTGCTCGATCACCTGGTAGTCCTCCGGGTAGTTCTGGTAGCCGCCGCCGGCGTCGATGGCGCTGGTGACGCCCAGGCGGTTCAGCTCGCGCATGAACTGGCGGGTGGAGTTGACCTGGTATTCGAGCGGCAGCTTCGGGCCCTTGCTCAGGGTCGAGTAGAGGATCATCGCGTTGGGCCGCGCCACCAGCATGCCGGTGGGCTCGCCACGGCTGTCGCGGACGATCTCGCCGCCCGGCGGGTTGGGCGTGTCCCTGGTGTAGCCGACCACCTTGAGCGCGGCGCGGTTGAGCAGCGCGCGGTCGTAGAGGTGGAGCACGAACACCGGGGTGTCCGGTGCGGCCTTGTTCAGCTCCTCGATGGTCGGCATGCGCTTCTCGGCGAACTGGAACTCGTTCCAGCCACCCACCACGCGCACCCACTGCGGCGTCGGCGTGCGGTCGGCCTGCTCCTTGAGCATGCGCAGGGCATCGGCCAGGGACGGCACGCCTTCCCAGCGCAGCTCCAGGTTGTAGTTGAGGCCGCCGCGGATCAGGTGCAGGTGCGAGTCGTTGAGGCCGGGGATGACGCTGCGCTTCTTCAGGTCGACGACGCGGGTGGCGTCGCCGCGCAGGGCCATGGCCTCGGCGTCGCTGCCGACGGCGATGAAGCGGCCGTCCCTGATGGCCACTGCCGTGGCGCTGGGGTTGTCGCGATCCACCGTGTGCAGGCGGCCATTGAAGAGGATGAGATCTGCTTTCATGTCGGTTCCCGAAGTGGCGGCGAAAGAGGCGCCGGGCATGCCGGCGAAAGGCAGGGCGGACCAGAGCGCACCCGCCGCGCCCAGCACGGAGCTGTTGGCGAGGAAGCGGCGGCGGCCCCGGTTGGTGTCGTCGTTGTCCATGGTGTTCTCCGATCAGCGGGCGTTGAGCCAGCCGGCGAACAGCCGGGTGGCACGGGGCATGAAGAGGTAGACGACCAGCAGCACGATGCTCGCGGTGATCACCAGGTTGCTGCCCAGGTAGCTGCCCAGCCAGGGCAGCCGCGCGAAGGCCGGTTGCCACAGCAGCGGCACCACCAGGCTCAGCGGCAGGATCACCAGGAAGGTCACGCAGGCCTGCTTCCAGCGCGGCGGCTGGGGGGCGTCCGGCGCCTGCGGGGTGAACCAGAACTCGCGTTCGTCCTGCACCTCGATGCGGTCGCCATCGGCCAGCAGCGGCTCGGCTTCGGCGATCAGGGCGCGGCGTTCGCTGGAGTCCAGCCAGTCCTGCAGCTGCCCGGTGCTGGCGAAGCGCAGCACGCAGGTGAACAGCGCGAGGCCGGCCTCGTGGCCGCGCATCACGTCGATGCCCAGGTGCCCGGGGTAGCCCCGTGCGGTGGTGATGGTGCGGCGCAGCCAGGCTTCGTAGTCGGCCTCGCTACCCGCGCGGATACGGTGGCGTACCAGCAGGGTGACGACTTCCCGCGTGAGTTCATCGGGCATGTCCAGCTCCTGTCGAGGGGTTGAGCGCCGGCAGCCGGCGCCGGAAAAATCAGCGTAGCAGTGCCGTTGCGCCCCGCCCGGCAAGGCGCGGCAGGGGCCAGGCGAGCGCCCCCGGGCCACTGATCAGCAGAGTGGTGAAGACGATCAGCAGCAGCCAGGCGAACTGGCCTTCGGCGATGGTCCAGCCCGGGTGCACGACGACGAGCGAGACCAGCAGCACGACCAGGATCGGCACGCAGGCCAGGCGGGTCAGGGTGCCGCAGAGGATCGCCAGCGGGCAGGCCACCTCGGCGAGGATCGCCAGCAGCAGCGTCGGCAGCGCGCCCAGGTGCAGCGGGTCTTCGATCACCTTCAGCTCCTGGCTGAAGCCCAGCAGCTTGGGCAGGCCGTGCACCCAGAGCAGCAGCAGCGCGCCGCCGGCACGCAGGAACAGCAGGCCCCAGTCACTCGGCCCAGCCGGCGGCAGTGTCGTGGCGGCGTTCGCCATGGTGTCGCTCCGGTCGGTTGGATTGGAGGCCATGGTGCCGCGCCAGGCCGGGGACGACTTGTATGGATGTGCTGCCTTGGCCCCGATGTGCGCTCGCGATGGCCATCCTGGCGTTCGGGGGCTGGCGAATGCTGTGCGCTGGGCCAGAATGGCATCGCCCCCTTGCGCCACGAGCGAGCCGGCGAGATGCTGCGCGCCCCCGGCCCTATGCGCCTGCCCGACCCCGTCATCGCCACCACCCGAGGCCCGTTCCGAATGCCCGACATGCTGCAGAACTACCCGCTGATCTTCGGCATCGCCCTGGTGCTGGCCGACCTGATCGCCTGGCGCCTGCTGCCGGCCAACCCGGCGGCGTGGCGGGTGCTGGCGCGGCTCGGGCTGTTCCTCGCCTACAGCGCGCTGATCATCAACGCCGGGCTCAGCCCGCTGCTGCCGCCGCCCGGCGCCGACACGGCCCAGGCACTGACCGGCACGCTGCTGGAGATCGTCTGGTGGCTGTACTGCGCGCGCACCCTGACCGTGGTGCTGGGCCTGCTGCTGATCTCCCGCAGCGGCCACACCGGGCGCCTGCTGCAGGACGTGATGGGCGCGGTGATCTTCCTCGTCGCCATCGTCGCGGCAGCCGGCTACGTGATGCAGCTGCCGGTCAAGGGCCTGCTGGCCACCTCCGGCGCCATGGCGATCATCGTCGGCCTGGCGTTGCAGAGCACCCTGGCGGATGTGTTCTCCGGGATCATCCTCAACACCACCAAGCCCTATCAGCTGGATGACTGGATCTCCATCGACGGCACCGAGGGCAAGGTCATCGAGATCGACTGGCGCGCCACCCACCTGCTCACCAGCCAGGGCAGCACGGCGGTGATCCCCAACTCGGTGGCGGCCAAGGCGAAGATCCTCAACAGCAGCCGCCCCAACGACGCCCACGGGGTTTCCATCAGCCTGGAGGTGCCCGCCAGCGTGCGCCCGCGCCGGGTGCTGGACGCCCTGGAGAAGACCCTGCAGGGCTGCAGCGCCCTGCTCGCCGCCCCCGCGCCCAAGGTGGCGATCAAGAGCGCCGGCGCCTCGGTCAATGTCTACGAGGCGAGTGGCTTCGTCGGCCCGAAGACCAGCAAGGTGGAGGTGCGCAACCTGATGTTCGACCTCGCCCATCGCCACCTGGAAGCCAGCGGCGTGGTGTGGAAGGCCGATGCCCTGCCCCAGGCGCGCCAGCGCCTGTTGCTGGACGAGGTGAAGATCTTCCGCGCCCTCGGCAACGAGGAGAAGGACCTGATCGCCCAGGCCATGGACGCCCGCGACTACCTGGCCGGCCAGGTGGTGCTGGATGTCGGCGAGGTGGCCGGGCACCTGCTGGTGATCGGCACCGGGGTGATCTCGGCGGCGGTGCCCGACGGCGATGCCTGGATCGAGGCCGGGCGCATGGGCCCCGGGGAGATCATGGGCGAGGAAGGCATCATCGACGACGCCCCGTCCAGCGCCCGCTTCACCGCCCTCACCTCCTGCCGCCTGTACCGCATCGACCGCGACAACATCCGCACCTGCCTGGAGCAGCGCAGCGAAATCCGCACCGCCCTCAACCGCCTGCATGCCTTCCGCGAACAGGCCAGCCACTCCCTGCTGCTGCAAAAGCCCACCGCCATCCGCAAGGGTGGCTTCCTGCAGTGGCTGCAGAAGCGCTGACGCGGGCCCATCCCACGGACTGCGCCCACGGGAGCCAGGGAGCGGGTAGCACCCGGTTGCACCCGCTCGTCCGGCTCATGCTGCAAAAGTGACCGAGGGGGATTCACCAGTCAAATCCAAAATGCCATCATGCGCGCCGCCCGGCGCCAGGCTTCCCGCGCCGGCACGTTCGGCGATGGAATGCCCGCAGTTACAAAGGCCCGCAACCCGGCCTCATGCCCCACGGCGCCAACGCGCCCGGGCTCTTCTCCGCGTCCTGCGGAACCCCCACAGCGTCCAGCCAAGGCCCGCCTCGTGCGCCGGCCAGGCCCTGGCTGTGTTCGCGGCCAGACGGCGACCCCGTACTCCGCGCTGTAACGACTATCCCGCAGCCTGGCAAAACCCGGCTGACGAATAACAGGCACACCCGCTGCCAGAACACGTGGATACCTTGCGATGCCCAACAACCTGAAATTCAGCCACAAGATCCTCCTGGCAGCGTCCCTGGTGATGATCACCGCCTTCGCCTGCTTCGTCCTGTTCAACGACTACCGCCAGCGCCAGACCCTGCGCACCGACGTGCACAACTCGCTGCAGGACCTCGGCGCGCTGACCACCAGCAACATCAAGAACTGGCTCGAAGGCCGCATCCAGCTGCTCGAATCCCTCGGCCAGCAGGTCGCCGCCAACGGCACCGAGAAGGAGCAACTGGCCCGCTCCATCGGCCTGCCGGTCTATGGCCAGCGCTTCCAGCTCAGCTATTTCGGCGGTGAAGACGGCCTGATGTTCTCGGTGCCGGCCGGCAACCGCCCCGCCGACTACGACCCGCGCCAGCGCGGCTGGTACAAGGCCGCCAGCGCCGCCCAGGGCACCATCCTCACCGAGCCGTACATCGCCGCCTCGTCGGGCAAGCTGGTGATCACCATCGCCACCCCGGTGCGCGTCGATGGCCGCTTCGTCGGCGTCGCCGGTGCCGACATGGACCTGGACAGCATCACCCGGCTGATCAACTCGCTGAACTTCAAGGGCAACGGCCACGCCTTCCTGGTCAGCGCCCAGGGCAAGGTGCTGCTGCACCCGCAGAACCAGTACATCCTCAAGAACCTCGGCGACCTCTACCCCGGCGCCACCCCGGCCATCCGCCCGGGCGTCTCCGAGATCGACGTGGACGGCCGCACCCAGTTCATCTCCTTCACCCCCATCGAGGGCGTGCCGTCGACCGACTGGTACATCGCCCTGGTGCTGGACCAGGACGCCGCCTTCTCCATGCTCGGCGAGTTCCGTACCTCGGCCATCATCGCCACCGTCATCGCCGTGGTGCTGACCTTCATCCTGCTGGGCATGCTGATCCGCGTGCTGATGCAGCCGCTGCTGGTGATGGGCCGCGCCATGGGCGACATCGCCGAGGGCGAAGGCGACCTGACCCGCCGTCTGGAGGTGCATTCCCAGGACGAATTCGGCGAGCTGGCGCAGGCCTTCAACCGCTTCGTCTCGCGCATCCACGCGTCGATCCGCGAGGTGTCCTCGGCCACCATCCAGGTCAACGAAGTGGCCAAGCTGGTGGTCAACGCCTCCAACTCCTCGATGCACAACTCCGACGAACAGGCCCAGCGCACCAACAGCGTGGCCGCCGCCATCAACGAGCTGGGCGCCGCCGCCCAGGAGATCGCCCGCAACGCCGCCGACGCCTCGCACCAGGCCTCCGACGCCCGCGAACTGGCCGAGGAAGGCAAGCAGGTGGTCGGCAGGACCCTCACCGCCATGCACGAGCTGTCCAGCAAGATCAGCGCCTCCAGCGCACAGATCGAGACCCTCGCCGGCAAGACGGTCAACATCGGCCAGATCCTCGACGTGATCAAAGGCATCTCCGAGCAGACCAACCTGCTCGCGCTCAATGCCGCCATCGAAGCGGCCCGCGCAGGCGAACAGGGTCGCGGCTTTGCCGTGGTCGCCGACGAGGTGCGCAGCCTCGCCCACCGCACCCAGGTGTCGGCCCAGGAGATCCACCAGATGATCGAGGAACTGCAGGTCGGCTCCCGCGAGGCGGTCGGCACCATGACCGAGAGCCAGCGCTACAGCCAGCAGAGCGTCGAGATCGCCAACCTGGCCGGCGAACGCCTCTCCAGCGTCACCCAGCGCATCGGCGAGATCGACGGCATGAACCAGTCCGTCGCCACCGCCACCGAGGAACAGACCTCCGTGGTCGAAGCGCTGAACATGGACATCACCGAGATCAACACCCTCAACCAGGAAGGCGTGGAAAACCTCCAGGCCACCCTGCGCGCCTGCGCCGACCTGGAGCAACAGGCCGAGCGGCTCAAGCACCTGGTGGGCAGCTTCCGCATCTGATCGGCAGCGCCGTGCCCGCTGGGTTGAGTGGATCCCCGCGTTCGCGAGGATGACGAGGGGGCGGAAAGGTTCGCGTTACCCCGTCACCCCGTGGGAGCGAATTCATTCGCGATGCGGCGCCCCAGGCAACGCCGTGCCCGCCGGGTTGAGTGGTTCCCCGCATTCGCGAGGATGACGGTGCGGCACACGCCATCGCCACACACCGTCACCCCCGCGCACGCGGGGGCCCACTGAACAGGTGCAACCCTGCCCTACGCCCGGCGCAACCTCGTAGGCCGGGCGGAACCCGCGTGCCCTACTCGTCTTCCATCACCCTCGGTGGCAGGCCGATCTGGCCGCCGTGGCGTCGGCCCCAGTCGTCGAGGACCTTGAGCGCGTCCACCAGGGAGGCGCCCAGCGGGGTGATGCGGTATTCGACCCGGGGCGGCACCTGCTGGTAGTCGCGGCGCAGCACCAGCCCTTCCAGCTCCAGCTCGCGCAGTTGCAGCACCAGCATCTTTTCGCTGATGCCACCGACCTGCCGGCGCAGCTCGCCGAAGCGGCGCGCCCCGTCGCCGAGGCTGTAGAGGATCTGCGCCTTCCACTTGCCGCCGATGACCTTCATGACGGCATCCAGGCCCGGGTTGCCATGTTTTTCGAAGCTGCTCATGAACGCGGCCCCCTGCTGCCGGGGTCTACGCGGGCTATTGAGGACATCGCCTGCCCCTCCGTAGGAGATTTCTGAAAAGACAGCTATTGGGCAGCAATAGGCAAGTGACGACCCTGACTTCAGTCAAATCGCACGCACAAAAACACCGGTACTCACCTTCCGGGTGGTGCCGGGCCGTTTTCGGCGCTCGATGCACAACGCCCTGCATTCAGACGATCAGCGCAACCCGCTGTGAAACGCCCTCAGCCGGCCAGCCGTTGTGCCAGGAAGTCGACGAACACCCGCACCTTCTGCTGCAGATGGCGGTTGCTGGCGTACAGGGCGTAGATGGTGCGCCGGGCCAGTTGCTGTTGCGGGAGCACCCGTTGCAACTGGCCGCTGGCGAGGTGCGGGTCGGCGATGAAGGATGGCAGCGCGCCGATGCCGGCACCGGCCAGCAGCAGGTCGCAGAGCATCAGGCTGTTGTCCACCGAGAGCCGGGTGCGCAGCTCCACGCCGCGCCCCTTTGGGCCGTCCAGGCGCCAGCCGCCGGGGTTGTCGGCCAGGCGGTAGGCGAGGCAGTCGTGGCCACACAGGTCCTCCACCTGCCGGGGCGTGCCCCGCGCCGCGAGATAGCCGGGCGACGCGCAGATCACCTGCTCCACCTCGCCCAGGCGCCGGGCGATGAGGCTGGAGTCGGGC from Pseudomonas tohonis includes:
- a CDS encoding amidohydrolase, which gives rise to MKADLILFNGRLHTVDRDNPSATAVAIRDGRFIAVGSDAEAMALRGDATRVVDLKKRSVIPGLNDSHLHLIRGGLNYNLELRWEGVPSLADALRMLKEQADRTPTPQWVRVVGGWNEFQFAEKRMPTIEELNKAAPDTPVFVLHLYDRALLNRAALKVVGYTRDTPNPPGGEIVRDSRGEPTGMLVARPNAMILYSTLSKGPKLPLEYQVNSTRQFMRELNRLGVTSAIDAGGGYQNYPEDYQVIEQLAKEDQLTVRIAYNLFTQKPKEELEDFKRWTGSVKYGQGNDFLRHNGAGEMLVFSAADFEDFLEPRPDLPQTMEQELEPVVRHLVEQRWPFRLHATYDESISRMLDVFEKVNRDIPFNGLPWFFDHAETITPRNIERVRALGGGIAIQDRMAFQGEYFVERYGSKAAEKTPPIQRMLAEGVPVGAGTDATRVSSYNPWTSLYWLVSGRTVGGLELYPQGLSRATALELFTHGSAWFSSEQGKKGQIKVGQLADLVALSADYFSVDEEAIKWIESVLTVVDGKVVHAAAEFDDLAPPTVPVMPDWSPVAKVPGHWRPSAPLVAQVHQCVGPCGVHAHSHERARLSSVPVSDFQGFWGAFGCSCFAF
- a CDS encoding antibiotic biosynthesis monooxygenase, which produces MPDELTREVVTLLVRHRIRAGSEADYEAWLRRTITTARGYPGHLGIDVMRGHEAGLALFTCVLRFASTGQLQDWLDSSERRALIAEAEPLLADGDRIEVQDEREFWFTPQAPDAPQPPRWKQACVTFLVILPLSLVVPLLWQPAFARLPWLGSYLGSNLVITASIVLLVVYLFMPRATRLFAGWLNAR
- a CDS encoding DoxX family protein — translated: MANAATTLPPAGPSDWGLLFLRAGGALLLLWVHGLPKLLGFSQELKVIEDPLHLGALPTLLLAILAEVACPLAILCGTLTRLACVPILVVLLVSLVVVHPGWTIAEGQFAWLLLIVFTTLLISGPGALAWPLPRLAGRGATALLR
- a CDS encoding mechanosensitive ion channel domain-containing protein gives rise to the protein MPDMLQNYPLIFGIALVLADLIAWRLLPANPAAWRVLARLGLFLAYSALIINAGLSPLLPPPGADTAQALTGTLLEIVWWLYCARTLTVVLGLLLISRSGHTGRLLQDVMGAVIFLVAIVAAAGYVMQLPVKGLLATSGAMAIIVGLALQSTLADVFSGIILNTTKPYQLDDWISIDGTEGKVIEIDWRATHLLTSQGSTAVIPNSVAAKAKILNSSRPNDAHGVSISLEVPASVRPRRVLDALEKTLQGCSALLAAPAPKVAIKSAGASVNVYEASGFVGPKTSKVEVRNLMFDLAHRHLEASGVVWKADALPQARQRLLLDEVKIFRALGNEEKDLIAQAMDARDYLAGQVVLDVGEVAGHLLVIGTGVISAAVPDGDAWIEAGRMGPGEIMGEEGIIDDAPSSARFTALTSCRLYRIDRDNIRTCLEQRSEIRTALNRLHAFREQASHSLLLQKPTAIRKGGFLQWLQKR
- a CDS encoding winged helix-turn-helix transcriptional regulator, which encodes MSSFEKHGNPGLDAVMKVIGGKWKAQILYSLGDGARRFGELRRQVGGISEKMLVLQLRELELEGLVLRRDYQQVPPRVEYRITPLGASLVDALKVLDDWGRRHGGQIGLPPRVMEDE